The genomic interval TATATGAATAATAATCAAAGTATCGGGGCTCTGGGGTGCAAGGTGGTAATGCCTGACGGGAAGCTTGACCTTGCGTGCAGAAGGAGCTTTCCTACCCCTGAGGTGTCTTTCTACAGGATGACTGGACTATCAAAGCTGTATCCTGATAATAAGAGGTTTGCTCAATACAATCTCACATATCTGGATGAGAATGAAACCTATGAGGTAGACAGCATCGTAGGTGCTTTTATGTTGATTAGGCGGGAAGTGATTGAGCAAGTTGGCATTCTTGATGAAGAATACTTTATGTATGGAGAGGATATTGACTGGTGCTACAGAATCAAACAAGCAGGCTGGAAGGTTGTTTATAATCATGAAGCGGAAATAGTCCATTACAAGGGTGCAAGCGGCGGGAAGAGAAATCCCAGAACAATATATGAGTTCTATAGAGCGATGTACTTATTCTATAAAAAACATTATGAGTCCCAATATTCTTTTATCGTAACGGGTATAATCTATTTTGGAATAGGTATGAAACTTATATTAAGTTTGGTAATGAACCAATTAAAGGGTCATAGGAGGAATTCCATATGATAAAGAGTCGGCAGAAGTTTCTGAATACGGTTATTGTATTGATTGACTGTGCAGTTGTTGCTTTAGCATTGATTCTGGCTTGGGAAATCAGATTTAACTCTGGTATTTTTAATACTTCCGAAGGCCACCTGGATTTCATGACTTATATGGTTCCTCTGGTCGTGGTCATACCGCTATTTATTTTCATATATAATTCCGTAGGTCTCTACGCTCCTCACAGGGTAAAGAAATTATCGCAGGAAGTATTTTCGATATTTAAGGCCAATATTATCGGGATATTGATACTTACTAATATTTTGTTCATAGTAAAGCAGGTGCATTATTCAAGATATGTATTGCTGCTTTTTGGACTTTTGAGCGTAGTGTTAAGCACCGCTGAAAGGGCACTTCTTAGGGGTTCTTTAAGAAAATTGCGTGAAAGCGGCTATAATATCAAGCATATAGTGATAATTGGTGCAGGAGATCTAGGTCTCAGTTTTGCCCATAAGTTAGAGCAGAATAAACATCTTGGATATAATATAATTGGATTCCTGGATGATGATAAAAAGGAAGGGTACAAAATACTAGGAGCTAATGTAATCGGGAAAATAGATGAGCTTGATAAGATAGTGAAAGAAAATGACCTGGATGAAGTTATTATAGCTATACCCTTAAAGCAATATGAACGACTTCATGAAATAATAAAAGCCTGCGAAAAACTTGGTGTGAAGGCTCAGATAATACCAGACTATTATAAATATCTACCTGCCCGGCCTTATATTGATCAACTGGATGATTTACCGATCATTAATATCAGGTATGTGCCCTTGGATGATGCCTTCAACAAGCTTATAAAAAGGTCTATGGATATTATAATTGCATTAATAGCGATAATAATAGTATCTCCCATATTGGTAATAACTGCACTCTTAATAAAGCTGACTTCCCCAGGTCCCGTGATATTTCAGCAAACCAGGGTGGGTATGCACAGGCGTGAATTTGAGATATACAAGTTCAGGAGCATGAGGGTGCAAGTCGAAGAGGAAGAGGTATCGCAGTGGACTACGAAAAGTGATCCGAGAAAGACCAAGCTTGGGGAATTCATAAGAAGGACAAGTATTGACGAGCTTCCGCAATTGTTTAATGTCCTGAAGGGCGATATGAGTATCATTGGCCCAAGACCTGAGAGACCATTCTTTGTAGACAAGTTTAAAGAAGAGATACCGAAGTATATGATCAAGCATCATGTAAGGCCAGGTATATCAGGCTGGGCACAGGTTAACGGCTTCAGGGGGGATACCTCCATTAAAGCGCGTATAGAGCATGATATATACTATATAGAAAATTGGACTATATGGTTGGATATAAGAATCATACTACTGACATTTTTCAAAGGGTTCATTAATAGGAATGCTTATTAGAATAGATTTAGAGAACAATAAAAGGAGTGCATTGTGCACTCCTTTAAGTTGCTTAAGATTCTATTT from Clostridia bacterium carries:
- a CDS encoding glycosyltransferase family 2 protein yields the protein MRLSIIIVSYNTRELLKNAIESIYMTYQNDDLEVIVVDNGSSDGSTAMVKEEFGDVILIESSENLGFAKANNIAIKQSKGKYILLLNPDTILVEDCLEKCLAYMNNNQSIGALGCKVVMPDGKLDLACRRSFPTPEVSFYRMTGLSKLYPDNKRFAQYNLTYLDENETYEVDSIVGAFMLIRREVIEQVGILDEEYFMYGEDIDWCYRIKQAGWKVVYNHEAEIVHYKGASGGKRNPRTIYEFYRAMYLFYKKHYESQYSFIVTGIIYFGIGMKLILSLVMNQLKGHRRNSI
- a CDS encoding undecaprenyl-phosphate glucose phosphotransferase; its protein translation is MIKSRQKFLNTVIVLIDCAVVALALILAWEIRFNSGIFNTSEGHLDFMTYMVPLVVVIPLFIFIYNSVGLYAPHRVKKLSQEVFSIFKANIIGILILTNILFIVKQVHYSRYVLLLFGLLSVVLSTAERALLRGSLRKLRESGYNIKHIVIIGAGDLGLSFAHKLEQNKHLGYNIIGFLDDDKKEGYKILGANVIGKIDELDKIVKENDLDEVIIAIPLKQYERLHEIIKACEKLGVKAQIIPDYYKYLPARPYIDQLDDLPIINIRYVPLDDAFNKLIKRSMDIIIALIAIIIVSPILVITALLIKLTSPGPVIFQQTRVGMHRREFEIYKFRSMRVQVEEEEVSQWTTKSDPRKTKLGEFIRRTSIDELPQLFNVLKGDMSIIGPRPERPFFVDKFKEEIPKYMIKHHVRPGISGWAQVNGFRGDTSIKARIEHDIYYIENWTIWLDIRIILLTFFKGFINRNAY